The Ailuropoda melanoleuca isolate Jingjing unplaced genomic scaffold, ASM200744v2 unplaced-scaffold10242, whole genome shotgun sequence genome includes the window ACATCCATCATCCCCCAGCTTGCTTGTGCCTCTTCTGCACTTTGTCTGTGACATTGACTGAGGCTAGGCTTCTGAAGGAGGTTGATTGATTGCCGGACTGGTGATTGACTCTGACATTTGTTTCCAACTCTACCGCCTGAATCACTGAAAGATCAGAGTGTGAAGATAGATCTGTGGTAGAGGCTGAGACTGGGGTAGGGTTACTTAACTGGGCCTCCTCTGTAACTTATACCATGACTGGAGCCGAGATTGAACCTGCTGCCCAGGCAAAGCCTGAAAAGAAGGCTGGAgaagaggttgggggtggggctgaaagagagaatgaagtcCCGTTGGTGGTCAGACCCAAGGTCAGGACCCAGGCACAGGCAATGCCTGGGGCAAGGCCCAAAACTGAGACGAAGTCTATGCCTGGGGCAAGGCCCAAAATCGAGTCCCAGGCAGTGGCTGGGGCAAGGCCCAAAACCGAGTCCCCGGCGGTGGCTGGGGCAAGGCCCAAAAGCGAGTCCCCGGCGGTGGCTGGGGCAAGGCCCAAAACCGAGTCCCAGGCAGTGGCTGGGGCAAGGCCCAAAGCTGAAGCGAGGGCAGTAGGGGGAGCGCGTCCTAAGACTGAGGCCAAGGCAATCCCTGGGGCAAGACCCAAAGATGAAGCCCAGGCTTGGGCCCAGACTGAGTTTGGGGCTGAGGCAATGTCGCAAACAGAAGGCTTGACTCAGACCAATGCTGTAGCCTGGCCACTCATCAATACTGAGTCTGGGTCAGTTGCTAAACCTATGGCCGTATCTGTGGATAGGGAGCTGGTCAGTGTGGACACTGAGACGTTTCCTGGCTCCCAGGTTCAGACAGGAATCCAACCCTGGTTTGGATCGGGGGAGGAAGCTAATATGGGGTCTTGGTGCTATCCCAGGCCCCGGGCCAGAGAGGAGGCCTCTAATGAGTCTGGATTCTGGTCAGCAGATGAGACCTCTACAATGTCTTCTTTCTGGGCCGGAGAAGAGGCCAGTATCAGATCGTGGCCCAGGGAAGAGGCCAGTACCAGGTCCAGGCACAGGGCTAAACATCAGCCTAACCCTAGGTCCAGGCCCAGAACCAAGCAAGATCCCTATATTGATTCTTGGTCTGGGTCTGAAGAGGAGTCTGGCAACCCATTTTGCTTGTGGGCTGGAGAAAATAACAATAACTTGTTCAGGCCCAGAGTCAAGGATGAGGCAAATATAAGGTCCAAGCTCAGGGCAAAGAGAGGAGACTTTTTTGAGTCTGAGTCCGAAGATGAATACTATAAGGAGTCCTGGTTTTTGCCTGGAGAAGAGGCCAATAGTAGATTCAGGACCAGAGACAAGGAAGAACCTAATACTGTCTTGAAGCCCAGGGCCCAGAAAGATGTTAATAACAGTGGTAGGGTCAAACAAGAGCCCAGGTATGAAGAGGACATCATTATTGGGTCCTGGTTCtgggcagagaaggaggcaggtATGGAAGCCAGGGCTTCTGCCATCTGTGAATCCAcaccaggggctgaggagggggccATTGGCGGATCCTTGTTCTGGACTGAGGAAAAGTCCAGTTTGAGGGCTGTGGCCAGAGAAGAAGCCAGGCCAGAGTCTGAAGAAGA containing:
- the LOC105234463 gene encoding LOW QUALITY PROTEIN: G-protein coupled receptor-associated sorting protein 2 (The sequence of the model RefSeq protein was modified relative to this genomic sequence to represent the inferred CDS: inserted 2 bases in 1 codon), encoding MTGAEIEPAAQAKPEKKAGEEVGGGAERENEVPLVVRPKVRTQAQAMPGARPKTETKSMPGARPKIESQAVAGARPKTESPAVAGARPKSESPAVAGARPKTESQAVAGARPKAEARAVGGARPKTEAKAIPGARPKDEAQAWAQTEFGAEAMSQTEGLTQTNAVAWPLINTESGSVAKPMAVSVDRELVSVDTETFPGSQVQTGIQPWFGSGEEANMGSWCYPRPRAREEASNESGFWSADETSTMSSFWAGEEASIRSWPREEASTRSRHRAKHQPNPRSRPRTKQDPYIDSWSGSEEESGNPFCLWAGENNNNLFRPRVKDEANIRSKLRAKRGDFFESESEDEYYKESWFLPGEEANSRFRTRDKEEPNTVLKPRAQKDVNNSGRVKQEPRYEEDIIIGSWFWAEKEAGMEARASAICESTPGAEEGAIGGSLFWTEEKSSLRAVAREEARPESEEEAIFGSWFWDRDEACFDLNPSPVYKAKSRFRDSAEDELKASSRPQTWEEVTVEFKPSLCHGIGFPSPSSFRIPEEAASVFSEMFEAKPKNAEFTPEGEDPESLLQSEQPEPEFRFQYDPSYRSVREIREHLKARDSAEPESWSCSCIQCXLKIGTEEFEELLLLMDRIRDPFIHEISKIAMGMRSASQFTRDFIXRDFIRDSGVVSLIETLLNYPSSRVRTSFLEDMIHMAPPYPNLNMIETFICQVCEETLAHSVGSPEQLLGLRMLRHLTITTDYHTLVANYMSGFLSLLTTGNAGTKFHVLKMLLNLSENPIVAKKLFSAKALSIFVGLFNIEETNDNIQIVIKMFQNISNIIKNGTMSLIDDDFNLEPLVSAFHEFEKLAKELQVQIDNQNDSEVGQQS